Proteins co-encoded in one Nicotiana sylvestris chromosome 7, ASM39365v2, whole genome shotgun sequence genomic window:
- the LOC104247852 gene encoding nudix hydrolase 10-like: protein MEQMVVQNGVKKVQLLPAENDDHGGVIVELEEHMDPNIFHNMLRSSLHQWKLQGKKGVWIKMPIQLTNLVEPAVKEGFWYHHAEPHYLMLVYWIPETGNTIPANASHRVGIGAVILNEKRELLVVQESSGRMKGTGIWKIPTGVVEEGEDVFEAAIREVKEETGIDTEFLEVLAFRQMHKSFFGKSDLFFICMMHPLTFNLQKQDLEIEALQWMSLEEYAAQPFVLKHGIFKYIKDLCLAKAEGSYLGFTPVPIKSYFDDPMSYLYFNEDGVVQENSAIHP, encoded by the exons ATGGAGCAAATGGTAGTTCAAAATGGTGTTAAAAAGGTACAGTTGCTTCCAGCGGAAAATGATGACCATGGAGGCGTTATAGTAGAACTAGAGGAGCATATGGACCCAAATATCTTTCATAACATGCTTAGAAGTTCGTTACATCAATGGAAGCTGCAG GGGAAAAAGGGCGTGTGGATtaaaatgcccattcaacttacAAATCTGGTTGAACCTGCAGTTAAG GAAGGGTTTTGGTACCACCATGCAGAACCTCATTACCTGATGCTTGTGTATTGGATTCCTGAAACTGGGAATACAATCCCTGCAAATGCCTCACATCGAGTAGGTATTGGGGCTGTCATCTTGAATGAGAAAAGAGAG CTGCTTGTTGTCCAAGAAAGTAGTGGCAGAATGAAGGGAACGGGGATTTGGAAGATCCCTACTGGTGTTGTTGAAGAG GGTGAGGATGTATTTGAAGCTGCAATAAGGGAAGTAAAAGAAGAAACAGGA ATTGATACCGAATTTCTGGAAGTTCTTGCATTCAG GCAGATGCACAAGTCATTCTTTGGAAAGTCGGACTTATTCTTCATTTGCATGATGCACCCTCTTACGTTTAACTTACAAAAGCAAGATTTAGAAATTGAGGCACTTCAG TGGATGTCACTAGAAGAGTATGCTGCTCAACCTTTTGTTCTGAAACATGGCATTTTCAAATACATCAAAGATCTGTGCTTGGCAAAGGCAGAAGGGAGTTACCTGGGGTTTACTCCTGTGCCGATTAAATCTTATTTTGATGATCCTATGAGTTACCTTTATTTCAATGAAGATGGTGTGGTCCAGGAAAACTCTGCAATTCATCCATGA
- the LOC104247851 gene encoding fasciclin-like arabinogalactan protein 1, translated as MQLLSSAAAAAVGFSLALLLCATEAHDITRILAKHPQFSTFNHYLTTTHLANEINRRQTITVFAVDNAGMSDLLSKHLSIYAMKNVLSFHVLLDYFGAKKLHQITNGTALAATMFQATGSASGSSGFVNITNVKGGKVVFSPADYDGPPPAKFVKSVEEIPYNISVIQISTILPSAEAEAPTPGPSQMNLTSLMSAHGCKVFAETLLASPAEKTFEDNVDGGLTIFCPGDDAMKNFLPKFKNLTAEGKQSLLEYHGVPIYQSISSLKSNNGVMNTLATDGAKKYDFTVQNNGEDVTLKTKVVTAKITGTLVDEQPLAIFSLDKVLLPKELFKAAPTPAPAPAPEADAESPKHSKDKHKSPPAPESSADSPADSPADGPSDDSADSTADDNGAVRYNAGASLTAVFSIWFAFELLM; from the coding sequence ATGCAGCTTTTATCGTCGGCCGCTGCGGCCGCAGTGGGTTTCTCTCTAGCCCTTCTCCTTTGTGCCACTGAAGCACACGACATTACCCGCATTCTTGCCAAACACCCACAATTCTCCACCTTCAACCATTACCTAACAACAACACACCTCGCCAACGAAATTAACCGCCGTCAAACCATCACCGTCTTCGCCGTCGATAATGCCGGCATGTCAGATCTACTCTCCAAGCACCTTTCCATTTACGCCATGAAAAACGTGCTCTCATTTCACGTGCTTCTCGATTACTTCGGCGCCAAAAAGCTTCACCAGATCACTAACGGCACTGCACTTGCTGCCACTATGTTCCAAGCCACTGGCTCGGCTTCCGGTTCATCCGGCTTCGTTAATATCACTAATGTAAAAGGAGGAAAAGTCGTTTTTAGCCCCGCCGATTACGACGGCCCTCCTCCCGCCAAATTTGTTAAATCCGTAGAGGAGATTCCTTATAACATCTCCGTTATCCAAATAAGTACGATTTTGCCCTCAGCCGAAGCTGAAGCTCCGACTCCAGGACCAAGTCAAATGAATCTCACTTCACTAATGTCTGCTCACGGCTGCAAAGTTTTTGCCGAGACGCTTTTAGCTTCTCCTGCTGAAAAGACTTTTGAGGACAATGTTGATGGCGGATTAACGATATTTTGCCCTGGAGATGACGCAATGAAGAATTTTTTACCTAAGTTTAAGAATTTAACCGCGGAAGGGAAGCAGTCACTGCTCGAGTATCACGGAGTTCCTATTTATCAATCGATATCGAGTTTGAAATCTAATAACGGCGTTATGAACACGTTAGCTACAGACGGCGCTAAGAAGTACGATTTTACCGTTCAAAATAACGGCGAAGATGTTACACTGAAGACGAAGGTTGTGACTGCGAAGATCACGGGGACTTTGGTTGATGAACAGCCGCTGGCGATATTTTCGCTTGATAAGGTGTTGTTGCCAAAGGAATTGTTCAAGGCTGCTCCTACTCCGGCGCCGGCTCCGGCACCGGAGGCCGACGCTGAATCTCCTAAGCACTCTAAGGATAAACACAAGTCGCCGCCGGCACCTGAGTCTTCCGCTGATTCACCGGCAGATTCTCCGGCGGATGGTCCTAGTGATGATTCTGCCGATTCAACCGCAGATGATAACGGTGCTGTTAGGTACAACGCTGGAGCATCGCTTACCGCCGTTTTTAGTATATGGTTTGCCTTCGAATTATTGATgtaa